In Phytoactinopolyspora mesophila, the following are encoded in one genomic region:
- a CDS encoding TetR/AcrR family transcriptional regulator has protein sequence MTSDVRPETPRKQRVADAAIEVIAAEGLRGLTHRAADAWAQLPPGSASSCFRTRLALLSAVLQRIVELDEQMLSQFSMNGWNVDTHEGRERIVDTFTELLEYWLGPGRVRARARLEIYLDAARRPELQPDLRTATRRFVERAAAGMRSGGLPLEDESARILLAQIDGLLYDAMARPFYHQTEHAVLRREVEVVIAGHLATI, from the coding sequence ATGACATCCGACGTTCGGCCCGAGACACCCCGCAAACAACGCGTCGCCGATGCCGCGATCGAGGTCATCGCAGCTGAGGGTTTACGCGGTCTCACTCACCGCGCCGCCGACGCCTGGGCACAGCTCCCCCCGGGAAGTGCCAGCAGTTGCTTCCGGACGAGGCTTGCGCTGCTATCAGCTGTGCTGCAGCGGATCGTCGAACTAGACGAACAGATGCTCAGTCAGTTCTCGATGAACGGCTGGAACGTCGACACCCATGAAGGCCGGGAGCGGATCGTCGACACCTTTACCGAACTGCTTGAATACTGGCTCGGTCCGGGGCGCGTCCGGGCCCGCGCCCGGTTGGAGATCTACCTCGACGCAGCGCGGCGGCCTGAACTGCAGCCCGACCTCCGGACGGCAACCCGGCGATTCGTCGAACGTGCGGCAGCCGGTATGCGCTCCGGCGGGCTTCCGCTGGAAGACGAATCCGCACGCATTCTCCTGGCCCAAATAGACGGGCTGCTGTACGACGCCATGGCCCGGCCGTTCTACCATCAAACCGAACACGCTGTGCTCCGCCGTGAGGTGGAGGTGGTCATCGCGGGCCATCTCGCCACCATATAA